The Novibacillus thermophilus genome segment TGTCCTAAAAAAAGTTGCTGCAAAAGTTCTTGATCTACGGTAATCTGGTATTGAGCCATTTCAAAATTCTCCTCTCCAGAATGGTATTTCCGACAACTCCATTCTAACCGAGGATTTTGAAATTGGCTCCTTTATTTTTAAGGAATCCATTTTACACAATTATAAGGACTTAACTTCTCTTTCTTTACGAACGCATGTATAAAAATATTTTCAGGAGCGTGTTATAACAATGTCCAGAAATAGGAATTGCCTAAAAAAACTTTTTTTCTTTGCTAGAGTAATTTTGACAAGAAAATCAAGAAAGGTGAAGTCCTTGTTACAGGATACCAATAATGTGCCAATACACCCAATATACTCGGGGTCTCAAGGCAAAATTGAAAAAGCAAAGTATAGCCCTTCTCTTCCCGCATAAGGTGACCTAACACACACGATGCTAGCCCGTTCTGCACAGCCTAACGGCCATTTCAATCATCTCCTTTGGATTTTTAAAATAAAAAAACGCACTCACCCTTTCTGGCAAAATGCGTTTTAAATCACCCTTGATTCGTTTCACTTCCGCGCCACGTGCAGATGAAACGAACCTCGTCTTTTCGTCAACTCCTAATCCAAGAGATGCGCCAGGGGAGATAGCGCCCCCCTATCTTTTGCTGACCATCTTTTTGAGCTTATTCTTGTCCCGATACAAAAAGATTTTGTGGAGATTTCAGTAGACCTTTGCGTTAGTGTTGATTGATCTTTAGCGAAGATTTGCGTGATCTTTCTTTAATTGAGCATTTCCCCTTGTAAGGTCATTAAGCAGTTTCAACTTCTCACTTTCTTCTCTTTAGCTTTATTAATAAAATCCCCTATTTTGGAAACAGCGCCTTCAAAGTCTTCTTTGATTTCATGTTCCCAAATTCGTAATATATTCCATTCATTTCTAACATACTCAACTTTCGCACACAGAAATATTTAAGCATTGCTTGATATAATTAGGCCTGAATTATTCATAACCGCGTCTCAAATGTTTTAAAAACCAGTTTCAAGCCTGATTTTTGTAAGTTTTTGGTTTCCCTAGATGTTTTCTCAAATATATTACCTAATCTACTGGAAAAACAGCAGGAAGTCATACGCTAGCTTTCAAAATCGGCTGTAAAAGGGCACACTGATCCTGTGGTTAATGTGAATGCTATGAGATTGACTTTTCTAATATCATCTCATTCAACCAAGCCGTGGGAGGTGATGGATGGTTCGTAAAGTCTGCCAATAAGCCTTTTGATACAGACAACTGCTGCACAGTTTAAATGTCAGATATCTGCCTGAACGAACCAGCTTTCCCGCGATCTTAAGCAACTTCAAACGGATGTTGTCGATACGATTTTTGTTCATCGTTCTGGGTAGACACAGTCGACGAAACCAGTTGTTGAAGTTATAGGCGAGCACCATGAGTTGCAGCTTTGTGGCGTTGCTGTAAAACGATGGACTGCTCATCTGATCGAAAGCAAAGCCGTTCTTGGCTTCTTTGATAAAGTTTTCCATCGTGCCACGGTTCGCATAAAGCTTGACGATGTTTTTGGGTGAGAGCCCCATGTTGGTCACGATGAAGGTGTAGGTGAAGAAAAGCTCACCTTCCGGTTTCTCCATCTTGACCACCACACGACGCGGCTTATCCCAAGCACGTGCCTGGTAGTCAAATGATGCGTAAAACACCTTAGCTTCTGTCGTGTTCAGATCAAACTGTTTCCAGAGTTCATCTTCAAATGGCTGTGCTTTTTGTTTCAACACGTTGTTTGCTTTTAAACGGATCACATAGTGGACATCATGTGTTTCCGCCAATTGATAGAGAGCCGGGATGGCAAAACCGCTGTCCCCGCGTATGCATAGCGTTGCCCATGGACTTTGCTTCCGATATCGCTTGATTTCAGGGCCGACAAAGCGGACGACTTGCCGGGATGTGTACACATGACCAGCGCGCAGTTCTGCTTTGAGACAATCTCCAGTCAGTCCATCAAACATCATCAGGGGATGGTAACCCTGGGCTTGATAATGCGTGTTAAAGGCGGATCCATGCTGTTCACCATAGGTGGCCAAGTTGGTCGAGTCCAGATCCATCATGATGTTTTCCTTGGGTTGGATGATATCGACTCGTTTTTGCATCAGTGAATGGACCGATTGCAACTGCTTCATCGTTTCCTTATCCAATTTCTGATTTAGCCGGGAAATGGTCGGTTGAGAAGCCAGGACTTCTTTACCCAAAATGGTGGTCAACACAGGTTCATGACGTAATTCATCGGCATGATCATCCGCATGATACCCGGCAATGTGCTGATAGATCTTTTGGATGATGACGTCATCGTTAAAATGGATGTGATGACTGTTTGGATCATTCACATTGAGGTGATCCGTGATCGCTTGACTGAGCCCGATTTTTTCATCAAATTCTTTATACAGTAACCAACCGGCATCTGAGGTCAGGTTTCCACCTTCAAAATTGACTTTCACACTTTTGTTGAAATGCATGGTCTGCTCGTTTACACTATGCATAAGGGAGCCTCCTTGGTTTGTATTGGTTTTGGTCACTTTTACAATACCAAAGGTTGGGCTCCATTTCTATTTTTCACCCATTGGGTGAAAAGGTGGAATGCTTTTAAAGGCCTGGTATGACGCGCTTTTTGATATTTTAAGTTCAGCTATATGAATAATTCAGGTTAGGTATAGTGGCCAACCATTTATTCATTTGATTTTTAAAGATGTCCATGTTCAAAGAAACCTCGGCTTCCGCCAAAGTTTGGAAAAGGTCAATAAGTGATTGAAGGGCAGTAATAAAATCTATGTCTTTTACATCTTCGCAAAGGATGTAAAAAAGGTTGCCAATCGTCTTAGGATCCTCCTCTTTTCGCATTTGCCAAGCAATGAGAATATATCGTGTAAAAACAATGGTTGTATGGCTAATTAACATGTCGTAGGAACGTCCCTGGAATTCTTTCTCTAAATTTAAAAGGGATTTATTGCATTTGAAGAAGACTTCAATGTCCCAACGCATGCCGTAAATACGAATGATCTCTTCATTTTCTAATGTTGTATCTGTGCTGAGAATGGCAAGCCATTCGCTCCGTTTATTACGGTTTCGTACAAATAGAATTTTTACTGGAATTCCATTGTCTAAAGTAGCATAAACGGATCCGAGAATGTCTTTTTTACCCATGTGAGGTTTTGCCAATTTGTAAAGTTGATTCAGTGTGAAACGTTCACCATTGTAAACGTATCGCTGCTTTAATTGCTTCACCATGCCAATGACAAATAACCCTTTGTTCGTAATCTTCTCAATTAAAGGCGCTTGTGTAAACCAGGAATCCATGAGAACATAGTCAGCTACAATCCCTTTTTCAAGCGCATGATCAAGTAAAGCTGAAGCCACGTCTGGTTTTGATTTCAGAGCTTCCTGGCGACGCTTATAGCCAGATGTTCGTTTATCAATATTGGTATTGATTTCTTGCAGGCGATTTTCCTTTTTCGGTGAACTTAGAAGAGCAAAATCAACGGGAATAAAAGTAAAACTATCGGTCCAGCCAAGGGTAAGCATTTGAAACCCTTTCAAGTACTGATGGGTAGAGTGATCAAAAACCTTAGCCAACAGTTCAACCGACTTACTACGGTTTCTTGAAAAGACAGAATCATCAATCACAAAAGCTGTGACACGATCTTTTGAAGTTAATGGTTGAAGCAGACGGATCATTTCACTGCTTAATGAAAGCAGAAACTTTCTCCAATGATAGGTTGGTGTATTTAAAAAGCGATAGACTGTATCCTTTCCGGGCAGATCCTGAGATCGTTTACTCATAAAAGCACGAAACCAGTTCTTATATTGGAAGACTAAAAGAAAAATCAGTTTGAAAACAGTAAGACAAGAAT includes the following:
- a CDS encoding IS1380 family transposase — translated: MHSVNEQTMHFNKSVKVNFEGGNLTSDAGWLLYKEFDEKIGLSQAITDHLNVNDPNSHHIHFNDDVIIQKIYQHIAGYHADDHADELRHEPVLTTILGKEVLASQPTISRLNQKLDKETMKQLQSVHSLMQKRVDIIQPKENIMMDLDSTNLATYGEQHGSAFNTHYQAQGYHPLMMFDGLTGDCLKAELRAGHVYTSRQVVRFVGPEIKRYRKQSPWATLCIRGDSGFAIPALYQLAETHDVHYVIRLKANNVLKQKAQPFEDELWKQFDLNTTEAKVFYASFDYQARAWDKPRRVVVKMEKPEGELFFTYTFIVTNMGLSPKNIVKLYANRGTMENFIKEAKNGFAFDQMSSPSFYSNATKLQLMVLAYNFNNWFRRLCLPRTMNKNRIDNIRLKLLKIAGKLVRSGRYLTFKLCSSCLYQKAYWQTLRTIHHLPRLG
- a CDS encoding transposase, with amino-acid sequence MITNKDYFAQLPKEIKQGFSELNIGYHLRKANITKLSGYSCLTVFKLIFLLVFQYKNWFRAFMSKRSQDLPGKDTVYRFLNTPTYHWRKFLLSLSSEMIRLLQPLTSKDRVTAFVIDDSVFSRNRSKSVELLAKVFDHSTHQYLKGFQMLTLGWTDSFTFIPVDFALLSSPKKENRLQEINTNIDKRTSGYKRRQEALKSKPDVASALLDHALEKGIVADYVLMDSWFTQAPLIEKITNKGLFVIGMVKQLKQRYVYNGERFTLNQLYKLAKPHMGKKDILGSVYATLDNGIPVKILFVRNRNKRSEWLAILSTDTTLENEEIIRIYGMRWDIEVFFKCNKSLLNLEKEFQGRSYDMLISHTTIVFTRYILIAWQMRKEEDPKTIGNLFYILCEDVKDIDFITALQSLIDLFQTLAEAEVSLNMDIFKNQMNKWLATIPNLNYSYS